DNA sequence from the Candidatus Microthrix parvicella Bio17-1 genome:
GCCCGGCGGCCTCGGCCCCGCTACCGTCGTTTCGGTGAGCAGGTCCCCACAGGTTGGCATCGCGGACGGTAACGGATGGCGTGATCACCTGGCCGAACGGGCCGACGCCATCAAGTCCGCCGGGCGTTGGCGCTCGACGCGAACCTACGATTCGCTCGGCCCAAGCGGCACGCTCGATCACGGTCCCGACCCCGTCGTCACGTTCGCCTCCAACGACTACCTCGGCCTCAGCTCCCATCCGGCGGTGATCGAAGCGGCGTCCGCCGCCACCCACCGCTGGGGTACCGGCGCCGGGGCCTCGCGGCTGATCTGCGGCACCCGACCGGTGCACGACGAGCTGCAGGAGGAGTTGGCCGATTGGAAGCACACCGAGGCTGCCCTGGTGTTCCCGACCGGGTTCGCCGCCAACCTCGGGGTCCTCACCGTTCTGGGCGGGCCCGGGGTTCGCATCGTGTCCGACGAACTCAACCACGCCTCAATCATCGACGGTGCCCGGCTGGCCAGCGCCGAGGTGGCCATCTATCCCCACCTCGACCTTGCTGCTGCGTCTGCGCTGATCACCGAGTGGCCGGGCCGGTCGGTGCTGGTGACCGACGCCGTGTTCTCGATGGACGGCGATGCCGTCGACATGGAAGAGGCGGTCGAGCGCTGCGCACAGCTTGGCGCGGCACTCGTCGTCGACGAGGCCCACTCGGTGTGGGGGCCCAACCTTTCTGGGCCGGCAGGACCGCTCGATGCTCCCCCGGTCGTCCGTGTCGGCACGCTGTCCAAAAGCCTCGGGGCGATGGGTGGGTTCGTTGCAGGTCCGCGCGCGGTCATCGACTTGCTGGTCAACGCAGCCCGCCCGTTCATCTTCTCGACCGGCCTCTCCCCCGGCGACGCGGCCGCCGCCCTCGCGGCGCTCCACCTCGTGCGTTCGCCGGAGGGGCGCGCTCTGGTGCGGCGGGTCCGTGCCCACACCGACCGGCTGACGCCGAACCATCCCAGCCCGATCGTTCCGGTCATCATCGGCGACGAGCATCGGGCGGTCGCCGCCTCCGAGGACCTACTCGATCTCGGCTACTGGGTGCCGGCCATCAGACCCCCGACTGTGGCGCCGGGCACCAGTCGCCTGCGCATCACGCTGTCGGCCGCCCACGACGACGAGCACATCGACGGCCTCCTCGCAGCTCTCGACCGGCTGGGCCTGCGATGAGCCAATCAACCAGCGCCGGGGCCCGACCGAAGTTGCTCGTCGCCTGCGTCGGCACCGCGACCGAGGTGGGTAAGACGTGGGTCGGCGCCCGGACGATCGAG
Encoded proteins:
- a CDS encoding aminotransferase class I/II-fold pyridoxal phosphate-dependent enzyme; this encodes MSRSPQVGIADGNGWRDHLAERADAIKSAGRWRSTRTYDSLGPSGTLDHGPDPVVTFASNDYLGLSSHPAVIEAASAATHRWGTGAGASRLICGTRPVHDELQEELADWKHTEAALVFPTGFAANLGVLTVLGGPGVRIVSDELNHASIIDGARLASAEVAIYPHLDLAAASALITEWPGRSVLVTDAVFSMDGDAVDMEEAVERCAQLGAALVVDEAHSVWGPNLSGPAGPLDAPPVVRVGTLSKSLGAMGGFVAGPRAVIDLLVNAARPFIFSTGLSPGDAAAALAALHLVRSPEGRALVRRVRAHTDRLTPNHPSPIVPVIIGDEHRAVAASEDLLDLGYWVPAIRPPTVAPGTSRLRITLSAAHDDEHIDGLLAALDRLGLR